The Stappia sp. genome window below encodes:
- a CDS encoding UTRA domain-containing protein, which yields MTDPLGPIGSPVGVPVDKPADGPPEQRALVSFRTIKTEILRRIRDRVWQPGELIPGEEDLAREFGCARVTVNRALRELADIGVVERKRRAGTRIAEHPLREARLEIPIVRDEVEGRGAIYRFTVLTRETLPAPEAVSAHLDLPAGTAMLHLRCLHFANNRPWAYEDRWINLAAVPDIAGEPFTGMSPNEWLVKNAPFSEMEISLGATAATAEEAELLALSPGDPLFVFERTTWLLDQPITQVRMLHRSDYRMVSRV from the coding sequence TTGACCGACCCACTTGGCCCAATCGGCAGCCCCGTCGGCGTCCCCGTCGACAAACCTGCCGACGGTCCGCCCGAACAGCGCGCCCTGGTCTCGTTCCGCACGATCAAGACCGAGATCCTGCGCCGGATCCGCGACCGCGTCTGGCAGCCGGGGGAGCTCATTCCCGGCGAGGAGGATCTCGCGCGCGAGTTCGGCTGTGCCCGGGTGACGGTCAACCGGGCGCTGCGCGAGCTGGCGGACATCGGCGTGGTGGAGCGCAAGCGCCGCGCCGGCACGCGCATCGCCGAACATCCCTTGCGCGAGGCGCGGCTGGAAATCCCCATCGTGCGCGACGAGGTCGAGGGGCGCGGCGCGATCTATCGCTTCACCGTGCTCACGCGCGAGACGCTGCCCGCGCCCGAGGCGGTTTCGGCGCATCTCGACCTGCCGGCCGGGACGGCGATGCTGCATCTGCGCTGCCTGCATTTCGCAAACAATCGACCCTGGGCCTATGAGGACCGCTGGATCAACCTCGCCGCCGTGCCCGACATCGCCGGCGAGCCCTTCACCGGCATGAGCCCCAACGAATGGCTGGTGAAGAACGCGCCCTTCTCGGAGATGGAGATTTCGCTCGGCGCGACGGCCGCCACGGCGGAAGAGGCGGAACTTCTGGCTCTGTCGCCCGGCGATCCGCTGTTCGTCTTCGAGCGCACCACCTGGCTGCTCGACCAGCCGATCACCCAGGTGCGGATGCTGCACCGAAGCGATTATCGCATGGTGTCGCGCGTCTGA
- the hutH gene encoding histidine ammonia-lyase produces MTVVLTPGRLTLADLDAIYRGAPASLDPACRGSVEAAAARIAEVAAGDVPVYGVNTGFGKLASVRIAPVDVTTLQRNLILSHCCGVGDPLDRDVVRLVMATKLLSLGHGASGLKWDTLALLDAMLAHDVIPVIPGQGSVGASGDLAPLAHLAAVMIGEGEAWVKGERLPGRAALERAGLSPIVLGPKEGLGLINGTQVSTALALAGLFKAWRTATASLVTGALSTDAAMGSAAPFRAEIHALRGQPGQIEAARALRALMDGSQIRESHREGDERVQDPYCIRCQPQVAGACLDLLRQAGATLEREANAVTDNPLVLGDGSVVSGGNFHAEPVAFAADQIAIAVCELGSVAQRRIALLVDPALSYGLPPFLTPTPGLNSGLMIAEVTAAALMSENKQRAMPASVDSTPTSANQEDHVSMACHGARRLLAMTDNLARIVAIEALTAAQGVELRAPLVTSPALSAALAAIRAAVPSLTDDRYMAGDLAAAARLVAEGTLAEAVPAGTLPDLAGTPGGEAKGATA; encoded by the coding sequence ATGACCGTCGTCCTGACCCCCGGCCGCCTCACGCTCGCCGATCTCGACGCCATCTATCGCGGCGCCCCGGCCTCGCTCGATCCCGCCTGTCGCGGGTCCGTGGAGGCCGCGGCCGCGCGCATCGCCGAGGTCGCCGCCGGCGACGTGCCCGTCTATGGCGTGAACACCGGCTTCGGCAAGCTCGCCAGCGTGCGCATCGCGCCGGTGGACGTGACCACGCTGCAGCGCAATCTGATCCTGTCGCATTGCTGCGGCGTCGGCGATCCGCTCGACCGCGACGTGGTGCGCCTCGTGATGGCCACCAAGCTGCTGTCGCTCGGCCATGGCGCCTCGGGCCTGAAGTGGGACACGCTCGCCCTGCTCGACGCGATGCTCGCGCACGACGTGATTCCGGTCATTCCCGGTCAGGGCTCGGTCGGTGCCTCGGGCGATCTCGCGCCGCTGGCGCATCTCGCCGCCGTGATGATCGGCGAGGGCGAGGCCTGGGTGAAGGGCGAGCGGCTGCCCGGACGCGCCGCGCTGGAACGCGCCGGCCTCAGCCCCATCGTGCTCGGCCCCAAGGAGGGCCTCGGGCTGATCAACGGCACGCAGGTCTCCACCGCGCTGGCGCTCGCCGGCCTCTTCAAGGCCTGGCGCACGGCAACGGCGAGCCTCGTGACGGGGGCGCTGTCCACCGACGCGGCGATGGGTTCGGCCGCGCCCTTCCGCGCCGAGATCCATGCCCTGCGCGGCCAGCCGGGGCAGATCGAGGCGGCACGCGCGCTGCGTGCCCTGATGGACGGCTCGCAGATCCGCGAAAGCCATCGCGAGGGCGACGAGCGGGTTCAGGATCCCTATTGCATCCGCTGCCAGCCGCAGGTGGCCGGCGCCTGTCTTGACCTGCTGCGCCAGGCGGGCGCGACGCTTGAACGCGAGGCCAATGCGGTCACCGACAATCCGCTGGTGCTCGGCGACGGGTCGGTCGTGTCGGGCGGCAACTTTCATGCCGAGCCGGTGGCCTTCGCCGCCGATCAGATCGCCATCGCCGTGTGCGAACTGGGGTCTGTCGCCCAGCGTCGCATCGCGCTTCTGGTCGATCCGGCGCTGTCCTACGGCCTGCCGCCCTTCCTGACGCCGACGCCGGGGCTCAACTCGGGCCTGATGATCGCCGAGGTGACGGCGGCGGCGCTGATGTCGGAGAACAAGCAGCGCGCCATGCCGGCAAGCGTCGATTCCACGCCGACCTCGGCCAACCAGGAAGACCATGTGTCGATGGCCTGCCACGGCGCCCGCCGCCTGCTCGCCATGACCGACAATCTCGCGCGCATCGTCGCCATCGAGGCGCTGACGGCGGCCCAGGGCGTGGAGCTGCGCGCGCCGCTCGTCACCAGCCCGGCACTCTCCGCCGCGCTGGCCGCGATCCGCGCGGCCGTGCCGTCGCTCACCGACGACCGCTACATGGCCGGCGATCTCGCGGCCGCCGCACGCCTCGTCGCCGAGGGAACGCTCGCCGAGGCGGTGCCGGCCGGTACCCTGCCCGATCTCGCCGGCACCCCGGGTGGCGAAGCAAAAGGAGCGACCGCGTGA
- a CDS encoding formimidoylglutamate deiminase: MRIWATAALLESGWARDVSVEIGADGRIASVAQGDAGGRARADAAVEVLLPAPGNLHSHAFQRAMAGLSERRGPGTHDTFWTWRDLMYRFLAGFTPEEIEAVAAFVQMEMLEAGYAASAEFHYVHNQADGTPYDDAAILARRIAAASETSGIGLTLLPVYYEVGGLDARPLAGGQRRFRTDLDHYAAILEGAEAAVRALPGDARLGIAPHSLRAVPSAALAELVTWRPDAPLHMHIAEQTGEVEEVRAATGKRPVEWLFDTHAVDDRWCLIHCTHLTEDERRALATSGAVAGLCPITESSLGDGIFDGAAYLAEGGTLGVGSDSNIRIALSEELRTLEYSQRLRDRHRAVLATAERSCGRRLYDEALVGGARALGRDSGAIRQGAFADLLALDAGSVHLEGLAGDDLLDAWIFAGDDTLVRDVWSAGRHLVQGGRHVRRDAIEAGYRKAMRKLKETL; encoded by the coding sequence ATGCGGATTTGGGCGACGGCGGCTTTGCTGGAGAGCGGATGGGCGCGGGACGTGTCGGTCGAGATCGGCGCCGACGGGCGGATCGCGTCGGTGGCGCAGGGGGATGCGGGAGGCCGGGCGCGCGCCGATGCGGCGGTCGAGGTGCTGCTGCCCGCGCCCGGCAATCTCCATTCGCATGCCTTTCAGCGCGCGATGGCGGGCCTGAGCGAGCGGCGCGGTCCCGGCACGCATGACACCTTCTGGACCTGGCGGGATCTGATGTACCGCTTCCTCGCCGGCTTCACGCCCGAGGAGATCGAGGCGGTCGCCGCCTTCGTGCAGATGGAAATGCTGGAAGCCGGCTATGCGGCCTCCGCCGAATTCCACTATGTGCACAACCAGGCCGACGGCACGCCCTATGACGACGCCGCGATCCTCGCGCGCCGGATCGCCGCCGCGTCCGAAACCTCGGGCATCGGCCTGACGCTGCTGCCCGTCTACTACGAGGTCGGCGGGCTCGACGCGCGCCCGCTCGCCGGCGGGCAGCGCCGCTTCCGGACCGATCTCGACCATTATGCCGCGATCCTGGAGGGCGCCGAGGCGGCCGTGCGCGCCCTGCCGGGCGATGCGCGCCTCGGGATCGCGCCGCATTCGCTGCGCGCGGTGCCATCGGCGGCGCTGGCCGAGCTTGTGACCTGGCGGCCCGACGCGCCGCTGCACATGCATATCGCCGAGCAGACCGGCGAGGTGGAGGAGGTGCGCGCGGCGACCGGAAAGCGCCCGGTGGAGTGGCTGTTCGACACGCATGCGGTCGACGACCGCTGGTGCCTGATCCATTGCACGCATCTGACCGAGGACGAGCGGCGCGCGCTGGCGACGAGCGGCGCGGTCGCCGGACTGTGCCCGATCACAGAATCGAGCCTCGGCGATGGCATTTTCGATGGCGCGGCCTATCTCGCCGAGGGCGGGACGCTGGGGGTCGGCTCCGATTCCAACATCCGCATCGCCCTGTCGGAGGAGCTGCGCACGCTGGAGTACTCGCAGCGTCTGCGCGATCGTCACCGCGCCGTGCTCGCCACCGCCGAGCGCTCCTGCGGGCGCCGGCTGTACGACGAGGCCCTCGTCGGCGGCGCGCGGGCGCTCGGGCGCGACAGCGGGGCGATCCGTCAAGGCGCCTTCGCCGATCTGCTTGCACTCGACGCCGGCTCGGTGCATCTGGAAGGCCTTGCCGGCGACGATCTGCTCGACGCCTGGATCTTCGCCGGCGACGACACGCTCGTGCGCGACGTGTGGTCGGCCGGCCGGCATCTGGTGCAAGGCGGCCGCCACGTGCGGCGCGACGCGATCGAGGCGGGCTATCGCAAGGCCATGCGCAAGCTGAAGGAGACCCTTTGA
- a CDS encoding TRAP transporter substrate-binding protein, which translates to MIPLKPLAIAATALLCAGLSPALAQDVTLRVHHFLPAPAPVPKNFITPWAEKVMEESDGRIKVEVYPSMQLGGTPPALFDQARDGVVDIVWTLPGYTPGRFPGTEAFELPFMPARAETTSQALWDFYEKYLTDEFKDVHVIALHVHGPGLLHVKGDGVSSLEDMQGLKLRGPTRQTNALLDALGATPVGMPVPAMPEALSKGVIDGTVVPWEVTTPLKVAELVDSHTDFEGPRGLYTAAFVFAMNKASYDRLPDDLKAVIDANSGREISKWVGRVMDEGDQPGIAAAEAAGNTIRMLDAEEVARWKAAAEPVIEAWIADVTAKGYDGAAMVEDARAMIAEYAGTD; encoded by the coding sequence ATGATCCCCTTGAAGCCGCTTGCCATCGCCGCGACGGCGCTCCTGTGCGCCGGGCTGTCGCCCGCGCTCGCGCAGGACGTCACGCTGCGCGTCCATCACTTCCTGCCCGCCCCGGCGCCCGTGCCGAAGAACTTCATCACGCCCTGGGCGGAAAAGGTGATGGAGGAGTCCGACGGGCGGATCAAGGTCGAGGTCTATCCCTCCATGCAGCTTGGCGGCACGCCGCCGGCGCTCTTCGATCAGGCCCGGGACGGGGTGGTCGACATCGTCTGGACGCTGCCCGGCTACACCCCCGGCCGTTTCCCCGGCACCGAGGCCTTCGAACTGCCGTTCATGCCGGCGCGGGCCGAGACGACCAGCCAGGCGCTCTGGGACTTCTACGAGAAGTATCTGACCGACGAGTTCAAGGACGTGCATGTGATCGCGCTGCATGTGCACGGCCCCGGCCTGCTGCACGTGAAGGGCGACGGCGTGTCGTCGCTTGAGGATATGCAGGGGCTGAAGCTGCGCGGGCCGACCCGCCAGACCAACGCGTTGCTCGACGCGCTCGGCGCGACGCCGGTCGGCATGCCGGTCCCGGCCATGCCCGAGGCGCTGTCGAAGGGGGTGATCGACGGCACGGTCGTGCCGTGGGAAGTCACCACGCCGCTCAAGGTCGCGGAACTGGTCGACAGCCACACCGACTTCGAGGGGCCGCGCGGTCTCTACACCGCCGCCTTCGTCTTCGCCATGAACAAGGCCTCCTACGACCGGCTGCCGGACGACCTGAAGGCCGTGATCGACGCCAACAGCGGGCGCGAGATCTCCAAGTGGGTCGGACGGGTGATGGACGAGGGCGACCAGCCCGGCATCGCCGCGGCGGAGGCCGCCGGCAACACCATCCGCATGCTGGACGCCGAGGAAGTGGCGCGCTGGAAGGCGGCGGCCGAACCGGTCATCGAAGCCTGGATCGCCGACGTCACGGCGAAGGGGTATGACGGCGCGGCGATGGTCGAGGATGCCCGGGCGATGATCGCCGAGTATGCCGGCACCGACTGA
- a CDS encoding EAL domain-containing protein — MAAGSAIWCTHFVSMLAYETPAPVFFDPVPTILSLFIAIVGTAIGFGVASSGRFPLAPEAGGMVIGAATTAMHYLGMRGYRVEGLVSWDETRVVWSVVLALALGGLALNRAMRPVTIWCRYGALAVFVAMIVSLHFTGMSALRIEVLGPSVPQDADALWALALSVMGVGTMVVGMGVVTALLDHRTRAVADADRLRLSTRDPLTGLGNRTTFLQVLSEACAWSDTGGGRVFLALVDLDDFKTLNDLRGQSAGDAYLAALGARIRDDMGVGECAIRLGGDEFAIVARVPATQDLQSFLTRMRDLVCAPVRASGTLLGCSASLGGGAYPDHGLSAQDLHANTALALSRAKANSLGDIEICDTSIDDRERRRRALSVDLRTVVDRDELHLVFQPQLDLETGRCNGAEALLRWRHPDFGPVSPADFIPLAEDNGAILQIGDWVLCEACRAAATWTRPLHLGVNLSAVQLMRGDLPERVAAILADTGLPAERLELEVTETALMASPEKNIAVLAALRALGVSVTLDDFGTGYSALASLRSFPFDRLKLDRGFINDLVSCESARAIVHSVIMLGQSLKVPVVAEGVETPDQLAFLQGAGCSTVQGFLYARPMAPADLMRFVEVEKHGASSLGPGRVAEVPSSGFRAVTT, encoded by the coding sequence GTGGCGGCCGGCTCGGCGATCTGGTGCACGCATTTCGTCTCGATGCTGGCCTATGAGACGCCGGCGCCGGTGTTCTTCGATCCCGTTCCGACGATCCTGTCGCTGTTCATCGCGATTGTCGGCACCGCGATCGGCTTCGGCGTGGCGAGCAGCGGCCGCTTTCCGCTGGCGCCGGAAGCCGGTGGCATGGTCATCGGCGCGGCCACGACGGCGATGCATTATCTTGGCATGCGCGGCTATCGCGTCGAAGGGCTGGTGTCCTGGGACGAGACCAGGGTGGTCTGGTCGGTGGTGCTGGCGCTGGCGCTGGGCGGGCTTGCGCTCAACCGCGCCATGCGCCCGGTGACGATCTGGTGCCGCTACGGCGCGCTCGCCGTTTTCGTCGCGATGATCGTCAGCCTGCATTTCACCGGCATGTCCGCGCTGCGGATCGAGGTGCTCGGTCCGAGCGTTCCGCAGGATGCGGACGCGCTTTGGGCGCTGGCGCTCTCCGTCATGGGGGTCGGCACCATGGTCGTCGGCATGGGGGTCGTCACCGCGCTGCTCGATCACCGAACCCGGGCCGTCGCGGATGCCGACCGCCTGCGTCTGTCGACCCGCGACCCGCTCACCGGGTTGGGCAACCGCACGACCTTTCTTCAGGTTCTGAGCGAGGCCTGCGCCTGGAGCGACACCGGCGGCGGGCGGGTGTTTCTGGCGCTCGTCGACCTCGACGACTTCAAGACGCTCAACGATCTGCGCGGACAATCCGCCGGCGACGCCTATCTGGCGGCGCTGGGCGCGCGCATTCGCGACGACATGGGCGTGGGCGAATGCGCCATCCGGCTCGGCGGCGACGAATTCGCGATCGTCGCCCGGGTGCCGGCGACGCAGGATCTTCAATCGTTTCTCACCCGGATGCGCGATCTCGTCTGCGCGCCGGTGCGCGCGTCCGGCACGCTGCTCGGCTGTTCGGCCAGCCTCGGCGGGGGCGCCTATCCCGACCACGGTCTGTCCGCCCAGGATCTGCACGCCAACACGGCGCTGGCGCTCTCCCGCGCCAAGGCCAACAGTCTCGGCGACATCGAGATCTGCGACACCTCCATCGACGATCGCGAGCGTCGCCGCCGCGCGCTCTCCGTCGATCTGCGCACCGTCGTCGACCGCGACGAGCTGCATCTGGTGTTCCAGCCGCAGCTCGATCTCGAGACCGGCCGTTGCAACGGGGCCGAGGCGCTCCTGCGCTGGAGGCATCCGGACTTCGGACCGGTGTCGCCGGCCGATTTCATCCCGCTGGCCGAGGACAACGGCGCGATCCTGCAGATCGGCGACTGGGTCCTGTGCGAGGCCTGCCGGGCGGCTGCGACCTGGACGCGGCCCCTGCATCTGGGGGTGAACCTGTCGGCGGTGCAGCTGATGCGCGGCGATCTGCCCGAGCGCGTCGCCGCGATCCTCGCCGATACGGGCCTGCCCGCCGAGCGCCTCGAACTCGAGGTGACGGAAACCGCGCTGATGGCGAGCCCGGAGAAAAACATCGCCGTGCTCGCGGCGCTGCGCGCGCTCGGCGTGTCGGTCACGCTGGACGATTTCGGCACCGGCTACTCCGCGCTGGCCAGTCTGCGCAGCTTCCCCTTCGACCGGCTGAAACTGGATCGCGGCTTCATCAACGATCTGGTGAGTTGCGAAAGCGCCCGGGCCATCGTCCATTCGGTCATCATGCTCGGACAGTCGCTCAAGGTGCCCGTCGTGGCCGAAGGCGTCGAAACGCCCGACCAGCTCGCCTTCCTGCAGGGCGCGGGCTGCTCGACGGTGCAGGGGTTTCTCTATGCCCGGCCCATGGCGCCGGCCGATCTGATGCGTTTTGTCGAGGTGGAGAAGCACGGCGCGTCAAGTCTCGGTCCAGGGCGGGTCGCAGAGGTCCCGAGCTCCGGGTTTCGCGCCGTGACTACGTAA
- the hutG gene encoding N-formylglutamate deformylase, translated as MTPVEIHEGTSPVILGLPHTGTHVPDAILSRLNDRGRVLADTDWHIHTLYDGLLAGATTVRATFHRYVIDANRDPAGVSLYPGQNTTTLVPETDFDGHPIWRDGETPGADEIAERRDTFHAPYHAAMAAQIARVKAIHGVALLYDCHSIRSHIPFLFDGKLPDFNIGTNQGTTCAPALEQVTVETCAAAQGYTSVLNGRFKGGWTTRHYGQPETGVHAIQMELAQCTHLATEAPPFAYDADKAARLRPHLATLLARLERLVLEDARVNGDPA; from the coding sequence GTGACCCCCGTCGAAATTCATGAGGGAACCTCCCCCGTCATCCTCGGCCTGCCGCACACGGGCACGCATGTGCCCGACGCGATCCTCAGCCGGCTGAACGACCGGGGTCGGGTGCTCGCCGACACCGACTGGCATATCCATACGCTCTATGACGGGCTGCTCGCCGGCGCGACGACCGTGCGCGCCACCTTCCACCGGTATGTGATCGACGCCAATCGCGATCCGGCCGGCGTCAGCCTCTATCCGGGGCAGAACACCACCACGCTGGTGCCGGAGACCGATTTCGACGGCCATCCCATCTGGCGCGACGGCGAGACGCCCGGCGCCGACGAGATCGCGGAACGTCGCGATACCTTCCACGCGCCCTATCACGCGGCCATGGCCGCGCAGATCGCGCGCGTGAAGGCGATCCACGGCGTCGCGCTTCTCTACGACTGCCATTCGATCCGCTCGCACATCCCGTTCCTGTTCGACGGCAAGCTTCCCGATTTCAACATCGGGACCAACCAGGGCACGACCTGCGCGCCGGCGCTCGAACAGGTCACGGTTGAAACCTGCGCCGCCGCGCAAGGCTACACCAGCGTGCTCAACGGCCGCTTCAAGGGCGGCTGGACCACCCGCCACTACGGACAGCCCGAAACGGGCGTCCACGCCATCCAGATGGAACTGGCCCAGTGCACTCACCTCGCGACCGAGGCCCCGCCCTTCGCCTATGACGCGGACAAGGCGGCCCGGTTGCGGCCCCATCTCGCCACCCTGCTTGCGCGTCTGGAGCGTCTCGTGCTCGAGGACGCGC
- the hutI gene encoding imidazolonepropionase codes for MPGRVLRDARLATMVPGGAPYGLIEDAALAIDADGRIAFAGLAADLPAAFADWAQEPLDGRLVTPGLIDCHTHIVHGGDRAREFELRLEGASYEEIARAGGGIVSTVSATRAASEEDLVAAALKHMDALIRDGVTTVEVKSGYGLTIADELKMLRAARRLAMLREVRVVTTYLAAHAVPADYKDRADAYIDEVVLPGLEAAKQEGLVDAVDGFCEGIAFSPAQMARVFDKAAELGLPIKLHAEQLSDLGGARLAAERGALSADHLEYLSQDGIAAMAEAGTVAVLLPGAFYTLRETQLPPVDGLRAAGVPIALATDCNPGSSPMSSLLLAMNMGATLFRLTPEEALAGTTREAARALGLSDDLGTLEAGKIADLAIWDVATPAELTYRIGFTPLHRRIFGHAVSHEKGGAA; via the coding sequence ATGCCGGGACGGGTTTTGCGCGACGCACGCCTTGCCACCATGGTGCCGGGCGGCGCGCCCTACGGCCTGATCGAGGATGCGGCGCTGGCCATCGACGCCGACGGGCGCATCGCCTTCGCCGGACTCGCGGCGGATCTGCCCGCGGCCTTCGCCGACTGGGCGCAGGAGCCGCTGGACGGCCGGCTGGTGACGCCGGGGCTCATCGACTGCCATACCCACATCGTGCATGGCGGTGATCGCGCGCGCGAGTTCGAGCTGCGCCTCGAGGGCGCGAGCTACGAGGAGATCGCGCGGGCCGGCGGCGGCATCGTCTCCACGGTCAGCGCGACCCGCGCCGCCAGCGAGGAGGATCTGGTCGCCGCCGCGCTGAAGCATATGGACGCGCTGATCCGAGACGGCGTGACCACGGTGGAGGTCAAGTCCGGCTACGGGCTGACCATCGCCGACGAGCTGAAAATGCTGCGCGCCGCCCGAAGGCTGGCCATGCTGCGCGAGGTGCGCGTCGTCACCACCTATCTCGCCGCCCATGCCGTTCCGGCCGACTACAAGGACCGCGCCGACGCCTATATCGACGAGGTGGTGCTTCCCGGGCTCGAGGCCGCAAAGCAGGAAGGGCTGGTCGACGCCGTCGACGGCTTCTGCGAGGGCATCGCCTTTTCCCCGGCGCAGATGGCGCGCGTGTTCGACAAGGCGGCGGAACTCGGCCTGCCGATCAAGCTGCACGCGGAGCAACTGTCGGATCTCGGCGGGGCGCGGCTTGCCGCAGAGCGCGGCGCGCTGTCGGCCGATCATTTGGAGTATCTGTCGCAGGACGGCATCGCGGCGATGGCCGAGGCCGGCACGGTCGCCGTGCTGCTGCCCGGTGCCTTCTACACCCTGCGCGAGACGCAGCTGCCGCCGGTGGATGGCCTGCGCGCCGCGGGCGTTCCCATCGCGCTCGCCACCGACTGCAATCCCGGCTCCTCGCCGATGAGCTCGCTGCTGCTGGCGATGAACATGGGCGCGACCCTCTTCCGCCTCACGCCGGAGGAAGCGCTGGCCGGCACCACCCGCGAGGCGGCGCGCGCGCTTGGTCTTTCCGACGATCTCGGCACGCTGGAGGCCGGCAAGATCGCGGATCTGGCGATCTGGGACGTCGCGACCCCGGCCGAACTCACCTATCGCATCGGCTTCACGCCGCTTCATCGCCGGATCTTCGGCCACGCTGTCAGCCACGAAAAGGGAGGCGCCGCATGA
- a CDS encoding flavin-dependent oxidoreductase codes for MTVLIAGAGIAGLTLALSLERIGVPVRVFESVREIKPLGVGINLQPHAVRELDELGLMEGLDGIGLRTAEVAYFSSRGQPIWSEPRGRNAGYSWPQVSIHRGKLQMLLLETVRARLGAQAVRCDAAVTGWRDLGDGVEIDLADRDGKALGSERGAIFVAADGIHSSARAALYPDEGPPVWGGIVMWRGVTRGPRFLTGRSMAMSGCKPRKFVCYPIEDITLEDGRPGSVINWIADLRLPPDYLWRREDWNRPGDPADFLPRFADWHFDWLDIPAVIRAAESIFEYPMVDRDPLPRWTHGAMTLLGDAAHPMYPIGSNGASQAILDARVLTREILAHGTTPAALAAYEAERRPATARIVLANRADGPDKILDIVEARAPDGFARIEDVLSREELTETASGYKRLAGFDVDALNRRASLVPPGARRADDGAEGGKDAAAR; via the coding sequence ATGACCGTTCTGATCGCCGGCGCAGGAATTGCCGGCCTCACCCTGGCGCTCAGCCTGGAGCGCATCGGCGTGCCCGTACGCGTTTTCGAGAGCGTGCGCGAGATCAAGCCGCTCGGCGTCGGCATCAATCTGCAACCGCATGCCGTGCGCGAACTCGACGAGCTCGGTCTGATGGAGGGCCTCGACGGGATCGGGCTGCGCACGGCGGAGGTCGCCTATTTCTCCTCGCGCGGCCAGCCCATCTGGTCGGAGCCGCGCGGGCGCAACGCCGGCTATTCCTGGCCGCAGGTCTCCATCCATCGCGGCAAGCTGCAGATGCTGCTGCTGGAGACGGTGCGCGCGCGCCTCGGCGCGCAAGCCGTGCGCTGCGATGCCGCCGTGACCGGCTGGCGCGATCTCGGCGACGGCGTCGAGATCGATCTCGCCGACCGCGACGGAAAGGCGCTTGGATCGGAGCGCGGCGCGATCTTCGTGGCCGCCGACGGCATTCATTCCTCGGCCCGCGCGGCGCTTTACCCGGACGAGGGGCCGCCGGTGTGGGGCGGCATCGTGATGTGGCGCGGCGTGACGCGCGGTCCCCGGTTCCTCACCGGGCGGAGCATGGCGATGTCGGGCTGCAAGCCGCGCAAGTTCGTGTGCTATCCGATCGAGGACATCACGCTGGAGGACGGCCGTCCGGGCTCGGTGATCAACTGGATCGCGGACCTGAGGCTGCCGCCGGATTATCTGTGGCGCCGCGAGGACTGGAATCGCCCCGGCGACCCGGCCGACTTCCTGCCCCGCTTCGCCGACTGGCATTTCGACTGGCTCGATATCCCGGCCGTGATTCGCGCCGCCGAAAGCATCTTCGAATATCCGATGGTCGACCGCGACCCGCTGCCGCGCTGGACCCATGGCGCCATGACGCTGCTGGGCGATGCGGCCCACCCCATGTATCCCATCGGCTCCAACGGGGCGAGCCAGGCGATCCTCGACGCGCGGGTGCTGACGCGCGAGATCCTCGCCCATGGCACGACCCCGGCCGCACTCGCGGCCTATGAGGCGGAGCGCCGGCCCGCGACCGCGCGGATCGTGCTCGCCAACCGCGCCGACGGTCCCGACAAGATCCTCGACATCGTCGAGGCCCGGGCGCCGGACGGATTTGCCCGCATCGAGGACGTGCTGTCGCGCGAGGAACTGACCGAGACCGCCTCCGGCTACAAGCGGCTCGCCGGTTTCGACGTCGACGCGCTCAACCGGCGCGCGTCCCTGGTGCCGCCCGGTGCGCGCCGCGCGGACGACGGAGCGGAGGGCGGCAAGGACGCGGCCGCGCGGTAG